In bacterium, the DNA window AGCGAGGGCCGTTTCCGCGAGGACTTATACTATCGATTGAAGGTCGTAACCGTAGACGTGCCGCCGCTCCGCGAGCGGGCCGAGGATATCCCGCTCCTGGTGAACGCGTTCATCCGCGAGTTCAACGAGAAAAACCACCTCGACATCGAGGGCGTGGACGACGACGTCGTCTGGCTCTTCCGCGCGTATAATTGGCCCGGCAACGTCCGCGAACTGCGGAACGTCGTCGAGAGTATGGCGGTGATGGCGCGCTCGAGCCGCCTGACGCGCGCCGACATCCCGCCCAACGTGCAGAAGTCGGTCGAAGAAGCCAAAGCCGACGGCATCCGGGTCGGCATGAAGTTGGCCGACGCCGAACGCTATATGATCGAAAATACGTTAAACGAGCTGGGCGGCAACCGCACCAAGGCCGCCAAAGTTTTGGGAATAGGGTTGCGAACGTTGCAGCGTAAACTTAAATCGTACGGGGTCAATTAACCGTGGGGCACGCTACCGTAGTCGACGGGAAACAGCTCGCCGCGGCCGTAAAGGAAAAAGTAAAGGCCGCCGTGGCCGAGGCCGCCGCGTCGCCCACGCTGGCGGTAGTGCTCGCCCGCGGCGAGGACGGCGCCGCGGCCTATACCGGTTCCCTCGCCCGCGCCGGCGAGGCCGTCGGCGTTAGCGTCGTCGTGCACGAGCTGGCGCCGGAGGCCGGCGAAGCCGCGCGCGTTATTGCCGACGCCAACGGCGACCCCTCGGTACACGGCATAATACTCCAAAAGCCCTTCGCCGGCAGGGATGCGGACGCCGAGCTCGCCGACGGGATATCCGTCGCCAAGGACGTCGACGGCCAGGCCAGCGCGTCGCTGGGCCTTCTGTGGGCCGGGCGGCCGGCGTTCGTTCCGTCGACCGCGGCCGCGGCGTTGTACATCCTGGACGCGTACGGCGTCGAGCTCGTCGGCGCGGAGGCGACGGTGGTGGGAAGGTCGCCGGTAGTAGGCAAGCCCGCGGCGGGCCTGCTGGTCGCGCGCCACGCGACGGTTACGATATGCCACACGCGGACCCGCGACCTGGCGGCGGCCTGCCGGCGCGCGGACGTGCTGGTCGTGGCCGCGGGCTCGGCCGGCCTGGTTACGGGTGATATGATAAAGGCCGGCGCCGCGGTGGTGGATTGCGGCTACAATTTCCTGGCGGACGGTACCGTCGTCGGCGACGTCGCGTTCGAGGAGGCGGCGGAGGTGGCGTCGCTGGTCACGCCCGCCAAAGGGGGCGTGGGGCCGGTGACGACGGCGTTGCTGCTGGCCAACGTGGCCCGGGCCGCGGGGGCGGGGATATCGTTATGAACGACGAACGCGAGTTCCCGCTTTTCGAGGCGCCCGTCGGCCCCGCCGTCTACACCGTGAGCGAGTTTACGGAAGAGGTGCGGGCGACGCTGGAGGGAGCGTTCGACGCCGAGCTCGCGGTGCGGGGCGAGATATCGAACTTCAAACATCACGCCGCGCGGCACATGTACTTCTCGCTCAAGGACGACGCCGCGGTACTGCGGTGCGTATTCTTCCACCCGGCGAACAACAGGCTGCGTTTTACGCCCGAGAACGGCCTGGAGGTCGTCGCCCGCGGCCGGGTTGGCGTCTACCCACCCCAGGGCTCGTACCAGCTCTACGTCTCCTCGCTCGCGCTGCGGGGCGAGGGCGAGCTTATGGCCGCGCTGGAGCGGCTTAAGAAGAAGCTCGCCGCGGAGGGGTTGTTCGACGAGGAGCGGAAGCGGCCGCTGCCGCGCTTCCCGCGCCGGGTGGGCGTGGTAACGTCGCCCTCGGGGGCGGCGTTCCGGGATATCAGGAACGTATTGTCGCGGCGCTGGCCGGGTATCACCATTATACTAAGGCCGGCGAAGGTCCAGGGGGAAGGCGCCGCGGCCGACGTGGCGCAGGCCATAGCCGACTTCGACCGGGCCGGCGCGGCGGACGTCCTCATCGTGGGACGGGGCGGCGGCTCGCTCGAGGACCTGTGGGCCTTCAACGAGGAGGTCGCGGTCCGCGCGATAGCGGCGTCGCGAACGCCGGCGATATCGGCGGTGGGGCACGAGGTGGACTGGACGCTGGCCGACTTCGCCGCGGACGTCCGCGCGCCCACGCCTTCCGCGGCGGCCGAGCTCGCGGTGCGGGTAAAGGAGGACGTCCGGGCCGAGGTAGAGGAGATGGGGCTCGAGGCGCTCGGCGCCGCTCGCGATTACGTCGCCGCCGCGCGCGAGGGGGTGGCGGCGGCCGGAAGGTCGTACGGCTTCCGCGCCGTTCCCGGCCGGTTGGACGAGAGGCGCCAGCGCGTCGACGAAGCCGCCGCCCGGGCGTCGCGGGCCGTAGGCCACGCCGTCGCCTCTTTCCGGGGCGGGTACGTGGAAGTGTCGCGCGCCTTTCGCGCGCTCTCGCCGGCGGCCACGCTGGAGCGCGGTTACAACGTCGCCGGCCGCGACGGCAGGACCGTCAAACGCGCCGCCCAGGCCGGAGCGGGCGAGAGGCTAACGTTACATTTCGCCGACGGCCGCCGGGCCGTGGACGTCGTCGACGGGGAGGCCGGAGAAGTTGCCCAAAAAAGATAAGCCGACGTTCGAGGACGACCTCGCGCGCCTGTCGGAGATAGTGGCCGCGCTCGAGGAGGGCCCCGAGACGCTTGACGAGATGCTCGCGCTCTACGAGGAGGGCGTCGCGATAACCAAGCGGCTGGAAGAGGTGCTGGACCAGGCCGAGACCAGGATTAAGAAGCTGTCGCGCGACGCGGAGGGCGAGCCGGAACTCGAGGACCTCGACGAGGGGGACTGAGTGAGGCGTTGACCCGAGAAGAAATAATAGAAGCTATCGAAGCGCGGGCGCGCCGGGCGCGCGAGTACCTGGCCGCGGACGACTTCCTGTCGGCGGTGGCGCCGGCGCACCTGCGGGAGGCGACGGCGGCGTACCTGAAGCGCGGCGGCAAAGGCCTTCGGCCCGCGGTGGTAATGTTTTGCTGCGGCGCGGCGGGGGGCGAGGAGGATTGGGCGCTGGCCGCGGCGGCCGCGGCCGAGGTGACGCACAACTGGACCCTTATCCACGACGACATCATCGACCGCGACGAGCTGCGGCGCGGCGGCCCGACGGTTCACAACGAGCTCGCCGCGCGCGGGTCGGCGGAGCTGGGCCTGGAGGGCGAGGAAGCGGAGCATTACGGCCTGACGGTGGCCCTGTTGGCGGGGGATATGGGGCCGTGTTGGGCGGCGCATCTGCTGTCTCGACTTCCCGAGAACGGCGTGACGACGGCCGAGACGGCCTGGCGGCTGGGGACCGAGCTCGCCGCGGCCGCGGTCCCGGCGATCCTGGCGGGCGAGACCGAAGACGTGCGATTGAGCCGGGCCCCGCTGGCGGAAGTAACGGTCGAGGCCGTGGAGGATATGCTCGCCAAGAAGACCGGCGTGTTGTACGAGTGGTGCGCCCGGGCCGGGGCGACGGTGGGCGGCGCGGCGCCGGACGTAATAGCTAAACTTGGGGCCTTCGGCCGGTCGTGCGGGACCGCGTTCCAGCACGTCGACGATACGCTCCCGTATTTCGCCGACGAAGGCAAAACCGGCAAGGCCGCGGCCTCCGATTTGCGGGAGGGCAAGCGGACCGCGGTCGTGCTGGGCGCGTACCGAAACGCCGGCGCGGGCGACCGGGAGTACGTCGAGGCGACGCTGGGCCGCGACGACGCCACCGACGAGGAAGTCGACATTTTAAAGGAGAAGCTGGCCGCGCTGGGCGGCGTTGCGTACGCTCGCGAACGGGCGCGCCGGCATCACGAGAGAGCGTTGCAGGAGTTAGACGGCGTTCCGGCGGGCGACTACCGCGACATGCTCGCCGCGTGGGCCGAGTTTTTACTCGCACGAACGTACTGACGGCGGTCGCGGCGACGTCGGCCGGCAATCGTCGTAAGGAATAGGTAATGGCTGAGATTCTCCCCCGTATAAATTCGCCCGCGGACTTGAAGGGCTTGACCGAAGACGAGCTCGAGCAGCTCGCGGACGAGTTGCGGACTTTCATCA includes these proteins:
- a CDS encoding bifunctional 5,10-methylenetetrahydrofolate dehydrogenase/5,10-methenyltetrahydrofolate cyclohydrolase is translated as MGHATVVDGKQLAAAVKEKVKAAVAEAAASPTLAVVLARGEDGAAAYTGSLARAGEAVGVSVVVHELAPEAGEAARVIADANGDPSVHGIILQKPFAGRDADAELADGISVAKDVDGQASASLGLLWAGRPAFVPSTAAAALYILDAYGVELVGAEATVVGRSPVVGKPAAGLLVARHATVTICHTRTRDLAAACRRADVLVVAAGSAGLVTGDMIKAGAAVVDCGYNFLADGTVVGDVAFEEAAEVASLVTPAKGGVGPVTTALLLANVARAAGAGISL
- the xseB gene encoding exodeoxyribonuclease VII small subunit — its product is MPKKDKPTFEDDLARLSEIVAALEEGPETLDEMLALYEEGVAITKRLEEVLDQAETRIKKLSRDAEGEPELEDLDEGD
- a CDS encoding polyprenyl synthetase family protein, which translates into the protein MTREEIIEAIEARARRAREYLAADDFLSAVAPAHLREATAAYLKRGGKGLRPAVVMFCCGAAGGEEDWALAAAAAAEVTHNWTLIHDDIIDRDELRRGGPTVHNELAARGSAELGLEGEEAEHYGLTVALLAGDMGPCWAAHLLSRLPENGVTTAETAWRLGTELAAAAVPAILAGETEDVRLSRAPLAEVTVEAVEDMLAKKTGVLYEWCARAGATVGGAAPDVIAKLGAFGRSCGTAFQHVDDTLPYFADEGKTGKAAASDLREGKRTAVVLGAYRNAGAGDREYVEATLGRDDATDEEVDILKEKLAALGGVAYARERARRHHERALQELDGVPAGDYRDMLAAWAEFLLARTY
- the xseA gene encoding exodeoxyribonuclease VII large subunit, producing MNDEREFPLFEAPVGPAVYTVSEFTEEVRATLEGAFDAELAVRGEISNFKHHAARHMYFSLKDDAAVLRCVFFHPANNRLRFTPENGLEVVARGRVGVYPPQGSYQLYVSSLALRGEGELMAALERLKKKLAAEGLFDEERKRPLPRFPRRVGVVTSPSGAAFRDIRNVLSRRWPGITIILRPAKVQGEGAAADVAQAIADFDRAGAADVLIVGRGGGSLEDLWAFNEEVAVRAIAASRTPAISAVGHEVDWTLADFAADVRAPTPSAAAELAVRVKEDVRAEVEEMGLEALGAARDYVAAAREGVAAAGRSYGFRAVPGRLDERRQRVDEAAARASRAVGHAVASFRGGYVEVSRAFRALSPAATLERGYNVAGRDGRTVKRAAQAGAGERLTLHFADGRRAVDVVDGEAGEVAQKR